The genome window CTCCAGGCTTCGCCTTCCGGGAAGGGCAATTCCCACGCCGGCTCGTTCCACGCTTCGCGCGCCGGCAGATGCGGTTCATACGGCAGGGCATTCTCCCAGGGACTGCCAAACAGGCGCACATACACCGCCAGCAAGCCCTGCTCGCCGTACAGGCTGTTTGCCCACCGCGACAGGTCACCGGTAAACTTTGCCCCCAGGTTTTGCACTGCCACCGAACCGGCGTTGAGGAATGGGCTGGGCGGGTAGGCATCGCCGCTGGCAAATTCAATCTGCTCCAGCGTGCCGCCGCGCCAGCCGTAGTAACCCATCGTCAGAAAGCGGGTGGAGAGCAAAAGTTCGCGGTACAGTCCCACGTGCGAAGGCGCATCAAACCCCAGCGGATGTTCAGGATTGCCCCCCGCAGGCTCGCCCAGTACCCAGCCCGAACGCCACTCCAGCACCGCCAGCAACAGGCGCGGATTGATGGATGTTTCCAACGCCACCCGCCGCACAATCTGCGCCCCGCTCAGCGTCTCGCCGTCCACCGTCTCGCTGTACCGGCTGAGGAATCCCTGCGTCTGCGCCACCCAGGTTTCCACATCGAAGCCCGCCGAAGGCGGACCGTACACCACCTCGCTGTCGGGGAAGAGCGCCGCGCCCGTCAGGGTTTGGGAAAAGAACACCGGCACCTGCATTTCCAGCCCGGCAGGCAGGTAGGCAAATTCCTCGAGAGGTTGAGGAAGAATCAGCGAGGCAGTAGAATCCAATCGGAAGCGCCGCCGGATGGCGTCCAGCGTATCGCCGGGTTGGGTAACATAAGGGAATTGCTCGCCACTGCCAGCATAGGTATCCAGCGGGAGCGGGGCGTTAAAGTCGCGCGGCAGGCGCAGTCCGCGAAAATGTTGCACCAGCACCGGCACACGGACTGTCTCAACTGGCATGGCAGAGTCAGCCGTCTTCACCGGCGCAGGCAGGTCAGGCGTACCCGCAGAGGTTTCCTGCGGTGCCACCGGCAGGTTGCACGCCAGCGCTGGGAAGGTTAACAAGAAAAAGAAAACCGATACCAGGCGGAGAGAAGCACGCACACTCATCTCAACGCGAAATTGCCGGGGCTTCCAGCGTCACCCCCTGCGCCTGCACCAGATACACCGGCATCCACGCCAGCGCGGCAAGGTCGAGGAAAATATCCTTACGCTGAGGCGTCAGGGTGATTTCGGTGATCTCGGCGGCAACCTTTGCCCAGCGATCCTGCGCTTCGCGCAGGGCTTCCTCTTTTTGCTTTTGCAGGTCTTCGTATTCATCCTGCAGGGCATCCAGGGCTTTCTCGGCGGCTTCCAGTTCGGCTTTGGCTTTGGCGGTCATGCGCCCTTTGGAAAGCGCGCTGGAGATACTGCGCTTGCGCCCGCCGAACAGCCCCAGCACCAGTTCGGCGCCGGTGCCCAATTCCTCAATGCGGCGGCGTCCCACCTCGTCCTCGTATTTCTTGACGATGCTCTGCTGACGTTCCACCCGCCGCGCCAGGCTCTCCAGTTTACTGCGGAAGGCGCTTTCGATTTTCTGGGTTTCCTCTTTCAGCGCCCGCCGTGCCGCCTCGTCGCACTTGGGGCGGAAGGTTGCCATGGTATCGTCGGCATCGCCGTACAGTTTGAGGGCTTCGTTTGCCAACAGGCGCAGAGCACTGCGCCGGTACAGCCAGTCCAGAAAGTCCTTTTGCGCGGCGGCGATGGTCTTGGGGTTAGCAAACGCCGATGGGAGCGGCTCGAAGCGCGCATCGGGCAGGGGCTGGGGGTCCAGTTTTCGCGGGTCAAAGGGCGAGCGCAGGCAGGCTTCCCAGTCGACGCGCCCGTTGGCGGCTTCTTCCACCAGACAAGCCACCGTCTCGACGGTATCCACATCGTAGCGGCGGTTGAGATAGCGCACCTCTGCCTGGAAGAGCAGGGCAGGGCGGTAGAACAAGCCTTCCGGGCGCGCAGGTCCGCTGAAGGTTGCGCCGCGCTGTGCCAGCGCCTGACTGAGGGTCAGTTCGGTGGGCAGGAACACCGCCGGAATGCCCGTCGGCGGGGGCGGCGGTGTGCGGGTGAGCGAAGCCAGCCCGCCCGCCACTGGCGCGCTGACCGGGGGAGCCGAGGCGGGAACGGCAGTGGGTACAGCAGGGGAAACCGCCGCGCTGACCGCCTGAGGCGCTGTGGTGGTCACGCTGACCTGCACCCCTTCCGGCGCCGAGCCCAGGGCTTTCAGCCCGCCCAACTGCGCGCGGGTCAGCGGACCGGCAAGGTAATTGAGACACCAGCGGGTAGAGAACACCTGCGCTCCCCCACGGTGATGCACGTTGTGGAGCAGGAAGGTGCGCGGTTTGAGCGCCGAAATCCGGCGGGCATACTCCGCGCGGTCCACCCCGCCCTCAATGGCTTGCAAGCCGTCCAGCAGGCGTTCCTTGTCCTGCTCGGTCTGCAAACGCCCAATGAACCACGTTCCGGCGTTGGACAAGCCCTTGTAGTCCACATCCACCGGGTTCTGGGTTGCCAGCAGAAGCCCCAGCCCGAAGGCGCGGGCTTGTTTGAGCAGGCGCAACAGCACCGGGCGCGAAGGCGGGTTGGCAATGGGCGGCAGGTAGCCGAAGATTTCATCGAACGCCAGCAGGGCGCGCAGTCCACTGCTCCCGCGCTGAGAGCGCATCCACGACTCCACGTTTGCCAGCAAAAGGGTGACGAAGAACATGCGCTCCGCCTCGCTGAGGTGCGCCAGGTAGAAAATGCTCATGCGCGGACGCCCCTCGGGGGTGTAGAGGAAGGCTTGCGGGTCAATGGACTGTCCACGCGTCCACGCCTGAAACGAAGGCGCGGCAAGGAAGTTGTTCAACAGCACCGCCAGGTCGAAGCGGTCTTTTTCAGGGAAGAAACGATCTACCGGAAAAGCCCCCAGGCGCTCAAAGGGCGGGGTTTGCACCTGCACAATGAGTTCGCTCAAATCCAGCGCGGCGCCCTTGCTCCAGGCGTTTTCGATGAGGTTGGAGAGCAGGATATGCTCCCGCGAGCGCAGGGGGTCCAAGTCTTTCAAGCCCACCAGCCCCAGCAGGGCAGTGACGGTGGCGGCGATGCGCTCGCGCAGAATCTCGCCGTGTTCCTCAAAATTCAGCCCGGCGGGCGGAGCAAACGACGAGAGCAGGTTCACCGGCTCGGCGGCGGTGGAGCCGGGAGAGTACACCACGTAATCCACGGCTTGCTGAAGCGCCAGCAGATGATCGCGCCCCAGCCCCCAACTGCTCAAGCCCTCGCGCCATTTGACTGCCGTTGCCGCCGCCAGTTCAGGCACGCTTTGCCCCTGACGGCGGGCGGTTTCGGGGTCAATCCAGGGTTCAAAATCCTCGGGGCGCAGGTCGGGGAAATGCAACAGCAGGTTGGTCAAATCGCCCTTGGGGTCAATGACGATGGCAGGGATGCCGTGCAGGGCGGCTTCCTCAAGAATGCCGATCATCAAGCCGGTCTTGCCCGAACCGGTCATGCCGACGATGACGCCGTGGGTGGTCAGGTCATCGGGGTCGTAGGTCACGGGTTGGGGTTCACCCCCCTCGGCGGCAACCGAACGCCCAAGGAAAAAGGGAGCAGGTTTCATGTGCGTCCTCTCTCGTGCGTGCACAATACCAGAATTGTTTGGGAATATGATAAATCAAAGTCACTTTTGGCGCAACCGCCATCGAGCCGTTCGGGGCATTTTCCGCCCCACCCGGGCGGCAACGGCGCTCCCTTCCCGGATGGATGCCCCGAAAATCGCCCGAAAAGCCGATACGCGGGGGATGAAAAAACCAGAGAAATCGAATAAAATAAGTGTAGAATAAAGGTACATGGTTGCGATTTCCCCGGAGGCGGAAAATGGAACATCTTAAAGAGCCTTTGATTGAATTGATTCGGCTGGCGGCAACCAACCTGCCCCCCGATGTGGAAAAGGCGCTCCGTCAGGCATTGGAGCGCGAAGAACCCGGGTCGGCGGCACGCGGCGCGCTGGAAACTATTTTGAAAAATGTAGAACTGGCACGCAAACGCTCCACACCGATTTGTCAAGATACCGGTACCCCGATTTTTTACGTGTATCACCCTGAAGGGTGGTCCACCCGCAAACTGCGCCAGGTGATTGAAGAAGCCGTAGCCGAAGCCACCAAACGCTCGTATTTGCGCCCCAACTCGGTGGATTCACTCACCGAGAAGAACACCGGTAACAACCTGGGCGATGAACACTTTCCCACCATCCACTTTGAAGAGGTGGACGGTGACACCCTCACCGTTGACCTGATGCTCAAAGGCGGCGGTTGCGAGAACGTTGGCGCACAGTACTCTCTGCCCGGGCGTGTGGGCGGCGGAGTTCCTGCCGGGCGCGACCTGGAAGGGGTGCGTCGTGTGGTGCTGGATGCTGTACACAAAGCCCAGGGGCAGGGCTGTTCGCCGGGCATCCTTGGCGTTGCCATCGGCGGCGACCGCGGCTCAGGATACTACGCCTCGAAAGAGGTCCTCTTCAACGAATTGGACAACCCCAACCCGGACCCGGAACTGGAAAAACTGGAAGAACGCATCACCGAGGAAGCCAATCAGTTAGGCATCGGTCCGATGGGCTTTGGCGGCAACACCACCGTGCTGGATACCAAAATCACCGGTTTACACCGCCTGCCTGCCAGTTTCTTCGTCACCGTGTCGTACATGTGCTGGGCGTACCGCCGCCGCCGAATGATCTGGAAAGACGGCACCGCTGTGTACAAGTAAAGGGAGGACTCCATGAAGAAAGTACAGATTCCCATTTCCGACGATGTGGTGCGCTCGTTGAAAGTAGGCGATCCTCTTGCTCTTTCCGGAGTGATGGTCACCGCGCGCGATGCCGGACATAAATGGCTGATCGATACCTTCGTCACCCGCAAGCGCGAGCCGCAGGGTGATGATTTAGAGGTTTACGAAGCCCTGAAGAAACTGCTCAATGGCGGGGTGATTTACCACTGTGGACCGGTGGTTGCCGGACTGGATACCCGCGAGTACCGATTTGTTGCCGCCGGTCCCACCACCAGCATCCGCGAAGAACCCTATCAGGGCGATATCATGCGCCACTTCAACGTGAAAGGCGTCATCGGCAAGGGCGGTATGGGCGCCAAAACTCTGCAAGCCTGCCAGGAAGTTCCAGGACTGTACCTGCATGCGGTGGGCGGCGCGGCTACGTGGATTGCGCAGACCGTCAAGCGCGTGCTGGGCGTTTATAAACTGGAGTTTGGCGTTCCTGAAGCCTTCTGGGTCATCGAAGTGGAAGACTTCCCGGTCGTGGTGACCATGGACGCCAACGGAAACAGCCTGCACGCCGAAATCGAAGCGCGCTCGGCAAAGGTACTGGAAAATCTGTTGACGGGCGAGAAATCCTGACCCTCAGGGGTGATTCTGCTCCCGCCAGAGCCGCGAATTGGGAAAGAAGAGCGACTGTCCAAACTCGTCCACGCCAAACTGAGCAATCTTCTGCTGGACGGGGATGGAGATGAGCCAGTCTGTAAAGGTCTCTGCCCATTCCACCTGCAGGTCAGCGCCGCGGCTGGGGCTGACTACAATCACGCCATAGGGATTGAGCAGTCCCTCGTCTTTCTCTCGCAGAATTGCCAGTTTCAGCCCGTTCTGCCGGCGGCGCAGGAATGTGGCGCGGTCGCTGAGGGTGTAAGCGCGCTTTTCATCTGCCAGGGTCAGCACCTCACCCATGCCCTGACCGGCGGAGAAGTACCAGTTCTCGCCCTGCGGGTTGATGCCAGCTTGCTTCCACAAACTCAATTCCCGCGCGTGCGTGCCGGAAGAATCGCCGCGGGAGATGAAGGGAGACCGGCTCTGCGCAATACGCTGGAAAGCCTGGGCAATTGAATCCGCCTGTTTTACGCCGGCAGGGTCTTCGGCGGGACCAGCCAGCACAAAGTCGTTGACCATGACGTCCTCACGGCGCACGCCGTAGCCAGCCGCCATGAAGGCATCCTCGCGGGCGCGGTCATGTACCAGTAGAACATCCGCGTTGCCGTCTTCGCCCAGTTTGAGGGCTTGCCCTGTGCCTACAGCAATCACATCTACCTTTACGGGATATTCCTGCTCGAAGGCGGGAATCAGCACATCCAGCAACCCCGAATCCTGCGTTGAGGTGGTGGTTGCCAGGCGCAGATGCGGGACGGCAGGGGCAGACTGACAGGCGCTGAGCACCAGCAGGGCAAGGATGAGCATCCAAAATCGTTTCAACATATCCATTCTCCCTGAATGAACGCGCGGGTGCGCGAGTCTGCGGGGTGTTCAAAAAAAGAGGGGGTTTCGGCAACCTCGATGAGTTTTCCTTCCAGCAGAAGCGCAGTGCGGTGCGCCAGACGGCGCGCCTGAAAGACGTTGTGCGTCACCACTACCAGGGTCATGCCCTGCTGGCGGTTAAGGCGCTGGATGAGTTCCTCAATCAGGCGCACGTTGTAGGGGTCGAGGTTGGCGGTGGGTTCATCGAGCAACAGTACTTCGGGCTGAAGGACGATGGCGCGCGCCAGGGCGGTGCGCTGAATTTCGCCGCCGGAGAGCGTGTGGGCGCGCACGTGCACCATTTTTTCCATGCCCACTTCGCGCAGAGATTGCTCCACCCGCTGATGATGATTGTGTTCGCCTCGCAGGCGCACCCCGTAAGCTACATTGGCGCGCACGCTGGCGTTGAACAGCACGGGACGCTGGAAGACCAGCGTCACCCGCCGCCGCAGTGCCAGGGGCATTTCGGCGGTCAGCGGGGTGAAGGGAAAATTGTCAAAGAGGATTTGACCGCGCGTTGGGGTTTCGAGGAACGCCAGCAGGCGCAAAAGAGTGCTTTTACCTGAGCCGCTGGGACCGATAACCGCCAGAATCTCGCCTTTCCGAATGCTTAAATCCGGCACATCCAGCACGGTGCGATTCTGGTAGGTCTGTTGCAGGTGTTCGATGCGATAAAGCGTTTCCATAAGATTTCATCAGTGCCTGCTTATCAATTATACTACAAATTCAAGGTGTTCGATGCGATAAAGCGTTTCCATAAGATTTCAGGCGTCCTGCCAGCGGTCCTGCAGGATGAACAGCAGGGCGTTGACCACAAATGCCATGCCCAGAAGAATCAGGCTGAGGGCGAGAGCGGTGTTGAAATTGCCCTGGCGGGTTTCCAGCACAATGGCGGTGGTCAGTACACGGGTACGTCCTTCGATATTGCCGCCCACCATCATCACCGCGCCCACTTCGGAGATAATGCCGCCAAAGCCCGCCACAATGGCGGCAATCACGCCGTTGCGGGCTTCGCGCAGGACGGCAAGCGCCGCCTGCGTGCGGGTTGCGCCCAGCGCCATCACCTGCAGGCGCAGGGCGGGATCCACCGCCTGAACGGCAGTCATGGTAAAGCCTGCCACCAGCGGGAACGCCAGGATGATCTGAGCCAGAATCATGGCTTCGGGGGTAAACAGGTCGGGCAGGAAGGGCAAGCCTGCCAGCGGACTGCGCTGAGAGAGCAAAAAATAGACCAGCAAGCCAATCACCACGGGGGGAAAGCCCATCCCCGTGTAAATGAGGATGATGGCAATCCGTTTTCCCGGAAAACGGTTCAGCCCCAGCAAAATTCCCGCAGGAATTCCCAGCAGGGAACTGAAGAAAAGCGCGATACCCGAAACGCGCAGAGAAAGAAGGACAATTTCATCCAGTTGAGCGTTCATGGAGCCTGTCATGATTTTACTTGAAAAAAAACGGCATGGGGGGTTCCCCGTGCGGGGAATTCCCGGCGGCGTCCTTTCGCGGGAAAAAAAGAATCCCCCATGAGGAATCTCTTCCTTTTGAGGGATTCTGAAACCTGCAGGGTTCAGGGCTTTAATCGCTGACCAGAGTGCCGACCGGCTCACCCTTCAATGCACGGATGAGCGCGGTTTCGTCCCACAGGTTAAGCACCAGGATGGGCATCTTGTTGTCCATGCACAGCGAGAGGGCGGTGCTGTCCATGACTGCCAGGCGCTGGTTGAGGGCGTCCATGTAGGTGATGTGTTCGAATCGGCGCGCATTGGGGTTTTTCTTGGGGTCGCTGTCGTACACGCCGTCCACCTTGGTGGCTTTGATGAGCACGTCGCACTTCAATTCAGTGGCGCGCAGAGCGGCGGCGGTGTCGGTGGTAAAGTAGGGGTTGCCCGTGCCGCCCCCGAGAATGACCACCCGTCCCTTTTCCAGATGACGAATGGCGCGGCGGCGGATGTACGGCTCAGCCACCGAGTGCATTTCAATAGCCGACTGTACCCGCGTGACCACGTTCATGCTCTCCAGTGCGTCCATCAGCGCCAGGGCGTTCATCACTGTTGCCAGCATGCCCATGTAATCGGCGGTGGCGGGATCCATGCCGCTGTTCTGTCCCACCCGTCCGCGCCACAGGTTGCCCGCGCCGATGACCACTGCCACATCCACGTTCATTTCACGCACCTGTTTGATGCGCTGAGCAATGGCGCGCACACAGTTCGGGTCAATGCCAAAGCCGTTTTCCTGCGCCAGCGCTTCTCCTGACAGTTTGAGAAGGATGCGGCGGTACTTCAATCCATTCGAGAGGGTTGTTTCCATGCTTTATGCTTCTCCATTTTTTAGAAAAAAAGCCAACCTTTCGGTTGGCTTTCAGTGGTTAACTCGAGGCTTCGCCCAGTTCCCAGCGGACGAACCGCCGCACCACGATGTTTTCTTTTAAGGAAACTGCCAGTTCGTTGTACAGATCCTGGATGGTCTTGCTCTCATCGCGGATGTACTTCTGGCGCATCAGGACGGTTTCATCCTTGAATTTGCTCAGGTAGCCTTCCACAATGCGCGGAATGACGGCTTCGGGTTTGCCCTCTTCGCGGGCGCGCGCCGCGGCGATATCGGCTTCACGCTTCAGTTCGGCTTCGGGAATGTCTTCTTCCTTAACCCAGCGGGGGGAGGAAGCGGCGATCTGCAGTGCCAGTTCGTGGGCAAAGGCGCGGAAGGAAGCCTCGCGGGCGACGAAATCGCTCTCGCAGTTTACTTCCACCACTACTGCCACACGCC of Anaerolinea thermophila UNI-1 contains these proteins:
- the tsf gene encoding translation elongation factor Ts, which translates into the protein MAITTEMIKQLRDATGAGILDCRKALEQSNGDYEKAVDYLREKGLAQAAKRSDRTASEGVIEVYSHGNGRVAVVVEVNCESDFVAREASFRAFAHELALQIAASSPRWVKEEDIPEAELKREADIAAARAREEGKPEAVIPRIVEGYLSKFKDETVLMRQKYIRDESKTIQDLYNELAVSLKENIVVRRFVRWELGEASS
- a CDS encoding substrate-binding domain-containing protein — its product is MDMLKRFWMLILALLVLSACQSAPAVPHLRLATTTSTQDSGLLDVLIPAFEQEYPVKVDVIAVGTGQALKLGEDGNADVLLVHDRAREDAFMAAGYGVRREDVMVNDFVLAGPAEDPAGVKQADSIAQAFQRIAQSRSPFISRGDSSGTHARELSLWKQAGINPQGENWYFSAGQGMGEVLTLADEKRAYTLSDRATFLRRRQNGLKLAILREKDEGLLNPYGVIVVSPSRGADLQVEWAETFTDWLISIPVQQKIAQFGVDEFGQSLFFPNSRLWREQNHP
- a CDS encoding ATP-binding protein, producing MKPAPFFLGRSVAAEGGEPQPVTYDPDDLTTHGVIVGMTGSGKTGLMIGILEEAALHGIPAIVIDPKGDLTNLLLHFPDLRPEDFEPWIDPETARRQGQSVPELAAATAVKWREGLSSWGLGRDHLLALQQAVDYVVYSPGSTAAEPVNLLSSFAPPAGLNFEEHGEILRERIAATVTALLGLVGLKDLDPLRSREHILLSNLIENAWSKGAALDLSELIVQVQTPPFERLGAFPVDRFFPEKDRFDLAVLLNNFLAAPSFQAWTRGQSIDPQAFLYTPEGRPRMSIFYLAHLSEAERMFFVTLLLANVESWMRSQRGSSGLRALLAFDEIFGYLPPIANPPSRPVLLRLLKQARAFGLGLLLATQNPVDVDYKGLSNAGTWFIGRLQTEQDKERLLDGLQAIEGGVDRAEYARRISALKPRTFLLHNVHHRGGAQVFSTRWCLNYLAGPLTRAQLGGLKALGSAPEGVQVSVTTTAPQAVSAAVSPAVPTAVPASAPPVSAPVAGGLASLTRTPPPPPTGIPAVFLPTELTLSQALAQRGATFSGPARPEGLFYRPALLFQAEVRYLNRRYDVDTVETVACLVEEAANGRVDWEACLRSPFDPRKLDPQPLPDARFEPLPSAFANPKTIAAAQKDFLDWLYRRSALRLLANEALKLYGDADDTMATFRPKCDEAARRALKEETQKIESAFRSKLESLARRVERQQSIVKKYEDEVGRRRIEELGTGAELVLGLFGGRKRSISSALSKGRMTAKAKAELEAAEKALDALQDEYEDLQKQKEEALREAQDRWAKVAAEITEITLTPQRKDIFLDLAALAWMPVYLVQAQGVTLEAPAISR
- a CDS encoding ABC transporter ATP-binding protein — protein: METLYRIEHLQQTYQNRTVLDVPDLSIRKGEILAVIGPSGSGKSTLLRLLAFLETPTRGQILFDNFPFTPLTAEMPLALRRRVTLVFQRPVLFNASVRANVAYGVRLRGEHNHHQRVEQSLREVGMEKMVHVRAHTLSGGEIQRTALARAIVLQPEVLLLDEPTANLDPYNVRLIEELIQRLNRQQGMTLVVVTHNVFQARRLAHRTALLLEGKLIEVAETPSFFEHPADSRTRAFIQGEWIC
- the pyrH gene encoding UMP kinase, with the translated sequence METTLSNGLKYRRILLKLSGEALAQENGFGIDPNCVRAIAQRIKQVREMNVDVAVVIGAGNLWRGRVGQNSGMDPATADYMGMLATVMNALALMDALESMNVVTRVQSAIEMHSVAEPYIRRRAIRHLEKGRVVILGGGTGNPYFTTDTAAALRATELKCDVLIKATKVDGVYDSDPKKNPNARRFEHITYMDALNQRLAVMDSTALSLCMDNKMPILVLNLWDETALIRALKGEPVGTLVSD
- a CDS encoding ABC transporter permease; translated protein: MNAQLDEIVLLSLRVSGIALFFSSLLGIPAGILLGLNRFPGKRIAIILIYTGMGFPPVVIGLLVYFLLSQRSPLAGLPFLPDLFTPEAMILAQIILAFPLVAGFTMTAVQAVDPALRLQVMALGATRTQAALAVLREARNGVIAAIVAGFGGIISEVGAVMMVGGNIEGRTRVLTTAIVLETRQGNFNTALALSLILLGMAFVVNALLFILQDRWQDA
- a CDS encoding FumA C-terminus/TtdB family hydratase beta subunit; its protein translation is MKKVQIPISDDVVRSLKVGDPLALSGVMVTARDAGHKWLIDTFVTRKREPQGDDLEVYEALKKLLNGGVIYHCGPVVAGLDTREYRFVAAGPTTSIREEPYQGDIMRHFNVKGVIGKGGMGAKTLQACQEVPGLYLHAVGGAATWIAQTVKRVLGVYKLEFGVPEAFWVIEVEDFPVVVTMDANGNSLHAEIEARSAKVLENLLTGEKS
- a CDS encoding fumarate hydratase, producing the protein MEHLKEPLIELIRLAATNLPPDVEKALRQALEREEPGSAARGALETILKNVELARKRSTPICQDTGTPIFYVYHPEGWSTRKLRQVIEEAVAEATKRSYLRPNSVDSLTEKNTGNNLGDEHFPTIHFEEVDGDTLTVDLMLKGGGCENVGAQYSLPGRVGGGVPAGRDLEGVRRVVLDAVHKAQGQGCSPGILGVAIGGDRGSGYYASKEVLFNELDNPNPDPELEKLEERITEEANQLGIGPMGFGGNTTVLDTKITGLHRLPASFFVTVSYMCWAYRRRRMIWKDGTAVYK